From one Pedobacter faecalis genomic stretch:
- a CDS encoding M28 family metallopeptidase has product MKSLACIVFILLTGLCRAQDPDGVKHTVAELSSAAMWGRGYTKGGMARAADYITEMLKRHGLQAVDSTYRQTCTFPVNTFPGKMEMSVDGRRLVPGRDFIVHPASRGLTASGKLVQTDSLTFINPENRIALVLKDKLTWSVSQELADYTALEVKKSAAGLDPKEVSVDIENMFIPEFKADNICALVKGTRRPDSLIVLTAHYDHLGGMGSDTFFPGANDNASGVAFLLSLAGYYAKHPQPYTIMFIFFAAEEAGLVGSKYFTEHPLVPLERIRFLVNVDMVGTGEAGITVVNATLHPREFGWLTAHNERKRYLSKINARGEAANSDHYFFTQKNVPAFFIYTQGGPSAYHDINDVAAKLPLTEYSDLFRLFRDFTKALMEIR; this is encoded by the coding sequence ATGAAAAGCCTGGCCTGTATTGTGTTCATTCTTCTGACTGGCTTGTGCCGCGCACAGGATCCTGATGGTGTCAAACATACCGTAGCAGAACTCTCCTCTGCAGCCATGTGGGGCCGTGGTTATACGAAGGGCGGCATGGCTCGCGCGGCCGACTACATTACCGAGATGTTAAAGCGCCATGGGCTCCAAGCGGTCGACAGCACCTACCGGCAAACATGCACTTTCCCGGTCAATACATTCCCCGGCAAGATGGAAATGAGTGTAGATGGGCGGCGACTGGTTCCCGGGCGCGACTTCATTGTACACCCCGCTTCCAGGGGACTTACTGCCTCGGGCAAACTGGTGCAGACCGACAGTCTTACGTTCATAAACCCCGAAAACCGGATCGCACTTGTTCTGAAAGACAAACTGACATGGTCGGTGTCGCAGGAGCTGGCGGACTATACGGCGCTGGAAGTGAAAAAGTCGGCCGCCGGACTTGATCCAAAGGAGGTATCGGTCGATATTGAGAACATGTTCATACCTGAATTTAAGGCCGACAATATCTGCGCTCTCGTTAAAGGCACCCGTCGGCCCGATTCGCTCATTGTGCTGACCGCACATTATGACCACCTGGGCGGAATGGGCAGCGACACCTTTTTCCCGGGTGCCAATGATAATGCCAGCGGTGTGGCTTTCCTGCTTAGCCTGGCCGGGTACTATGCCAAGCATCCGCAGCCTTATACCATCATGTTTATCTTTTTTGCCGCAGAGGAAGCCGGACTGGTCGGCTCGAAATATTTCACCGAGCATCCGCTGGTGCCGTTAGAGCGTATCCGGTTTTTAGTGAATGTCGACATGGTCGGAACCGGCGAGGCCGGAATAACCGTGGTAAATGCTACGTTGCATCCGCGGGAGTTTGGCTGGCTGACAGCGCATAACGAGCGTAAACGTTACCTCAGCAAAATCAACGCAAGGGGCGAAGCGGCAAATAGTGACCATTATTTCTTCACTCAAAAGAATGTACCTGCTTTTTTTATCTATACTCAAGGCGGCCCTTCAGCCTACCACGATATCAATGATGTTGCCGCAAAGCTGCCGCTGACCGAATACAGCGATCTTTTCCGGCTGTTCCGTGATTTTACAAAGGCGCTGATGGAAATTAGATAG
- a CDS encoding YbaB/EbfC family nucleoid-associated protein encodes MFDKLMAAQQKADEIKKRLDTISVYGEVEGGKIRVTATANKALTAIEIDESFHKEADKEELEELLLTAVNKALDQAEQVSAAEMQNMTKDMLGGLGNLGAMFGQ; translated from the coding sequence ATGTTCGACAAACTCATGGCCGCTCAGCAAAAAGCTGACGAGATAAAGAAAAGACTGGACACCATTTCTGTTTATGGTGAAGTTGAAGGCGGCAAGATCCGCGTAACCGCTACTGCGAATAAAGCGCTTACTGCAATTGAAATAGATGAAAGCTTCCATAAGGAGGCCGACAAAGAGGAACTGGAAGAACTGCTGCTTACGGCGGTTAATAAGGCGCTTGATCAGGCCGAGCAGGTAAGCGCGGCAGAGATGCAGAATATGACCAAGGATATGCTTGGCGGATTGGGTAACCTCGGTGCCATGTTTGGTCAGTAA
- a CDS encoding metal-dependent hydrolase, giving the protein MKYTYYGQSCFLLEAEGKKFLFDPFISGNPLAKDIDIDGIEADYILVSHGHGDHVADLARIAKRTNARVIAMVEVAEWISKQGVENVVDINFGKSKHDFGALRTVWAVHSSANPDGSYGGNPAGFVLELEGKSIYFAGDTALTLEMKILADLYNLSYAILPIGGHYTMDVDDALIATKYLECNTVIGVHYNTFPPIAIDEEEAAAKFKRENKTLLLPSIGETIEL; this is encoded by the coding sequence ATGAAATACACGTATTACGGCCAGTCCTGCTTCCTGCTTGAAGCAGAAGGCAAGAAATTTCTGTTCGACCCCTTTATCAGCGGCAACCCTTTGGCAAAGGATATTGATATTGACGGCATTGAGGCCGACTACATCCTGGTAAGCCACGGTCATGGCGACCACGTCGCCGATCTTGCGCGGATCGCTAAGCGGACCAATGCCCGGGTGATCGCCATGGTAGAGGTAGCCGAATGGATCAGCAAACAAGGCGTAGAGAACGTTGTGGATATCAACTTCGGGAAGTCAAAACACGACTTTGGAGCGCTCAGAACGGTATGGGCCGTACACAGCAGCGCCAATCCCGACGGCAGCTACGGCGGCAACCCGGCCGGATTTGTACTGGAGCTGGAAGGAAAAAGCATTTATTTTGCCGGAGATACGGCTCTGACCCTGGAAATGAAGATCCTGGCTGATCTTTACAACCTGAGCTATGCGATCCTGCCGATCGGCGGACATTACACCATGGATGTAGACGATGCCTTAATCGCAACAAAGTATCTGGAGTGTAACACGGTGATCGGTGTGCATTATAATACTTTTCCGCCAATCGCTATCGACGAAGAAGAAGCTGCAGCGAAATTCAAACGGGAAAACAAGACCCTGCTGTTGCCGTCAATCGGAGAAACAATTGAGTTGTAA